In Acanthochromis polyacanthus isolate Apoly-LR-REF ecotype Palm Island chromosome 15, KAUST_Apoly_ChrSc, whole genome shotgun sequence, a single genomic region encodes these proteins:
- the lrrc41 gene encoding uncharacterized protein lrrc41 isoform X2, with product MSNTEHRDLTKIRLKEICFGAVRKHFAALGTEAVLGLPTPLMKDLLPHLTICQLDELQPVLNQKGISTHSEWVRVLRDMYGPNHAIDLHSEEEAKHEVMRILFPLVFYGFTNSYVKRNLRHLSSPSFLWAAAKCIQHFLLVTSLHKPLQSLTAEQWPLLNLLEKRIKSVGVSQPIDLSKRTTQSGLYVLHRLLDHGVATKLVVHVQCPIVLAWLLHKRGSQYVNLELKKLMHCRKASWISGAPTVRTEGASCSPGLQARDDQDDQVIPCKRSKMDSVSVLEDESGKENSIVDPQVLCRAFTPCDDLRAEACPWGQITCLKITQCGPDCLEVLYSALPTFFCLHSLSLHSTLTFRYSDVLDLARALKQLSDSSCSSLTDLCVSILPNTNLLEILLDASPTVTSLDVEIHTVMFEPYFLPLHPRTAESDMPVLLLEKLKVKVAEVQTDLHFMTSVLRRSPRLTSLHVAGMRLPTGSSQSQLLTTLSVSNPCLKTLNLEDMKLCDCLPDVLNLLGECKLEELHLNDCRLLEKCTDKEETLQQLVGALKTVASLHTLSLAQNRLAKHVCALAELFSGSSPSSVTRLNISSNFIQPAELLEFAKRLETHRPPHQLTLDLRKNPGDRDPDTWNAALKRLRPFSVLLVEGWKSTDTMVEHISNM from the exons ATGTCGAACACAGAGCACAGGGACCTGACGAAGATACGTCTGAAAGAAATATGTTTCGGTGCTGTCAGGAAGCATTTTGCTGCTCTGGGCACCGAGGCTGTTCTCG GTCTTCCAACGCCTCTCATGAAAGATCTTCTTCCTCACCTGACCATATGTCAGCTCGATGAACTCCAACCTGTGCTAAACCAGAAAG GGATATCCACTCACTCTGAATGGGTTAGAGTCCTACGGGACATGTATGGACCGAACCAT GCCATAGACTTGCATTCAGAAGAAGAGGCCAAACATGAAGTTATGAGAATACTTTTTCCACTTGTATTCTATGGCTTCACAAACTCCTATGTCAAAAGAAACCTCAGACATTTAAGCAGTCCATCTTTCCTGTGGGCTGCAGCTAAATGTATCCAACACTTTTTACTTGTTACCAGCTTGCATAAGCCCCTTCAAAGTTTAACTGCTGAGCAGTGGCCTCTTCTGAACCTTTTGGAGAAGCGTATTAAGAGTGTTGGTGTGTCGCAACCTATTGATCTATCAAAGAGGACGACACAAAGTGGGCTGTATGTCCTCCATCGCCTGCTTGACCATGGGGTGGCTACAAAACTTGTTGTGCATGTGCAGTGTCCCATCGTCCTGGCCTGGCTCCTACATAAACGGGGATCTCAGTATGTAAACCTGGAGCTGAAGAAACTAATGCACTGCAGAAAGGCAAGCTGGATTTCAGGAGCCCCTACTGTCAGAACAGAAGGGGCCAGTTGCAGTCCAGGTCTTCAGGCAAGGGATGATCAGGATGACCAAGTTATTCCTTGCAAAAGATCAAAGATGGACTCAGTATCTGTACTGGAGGATGAATCTGGAAAGGAAAATTCTATTGTGGACCCACAAGTTCTCTGTCGAGCCTTTACGCCATGTGATGACCTCAGAGCAGAAGCGTGTCCGTGGGGACAGATCACTTGTCTGAAGATCACACAATGTGGGCCTGACTGTCTGGAAGTCCTGTACTCTGCCCTACCCACGTTTTTCTGCCTTCACTCCCTAAGTCTTCACAGCACTT tgaCCTTCAGGTACTCGGATGTTTTGGACTTGGCCAGAGCCCTGAAGCAGCTGTCTGACAGCTCTTGCAGCTCCCTCACTGATCTGTGTGTCAGCATCCTGCCAAACACCAACCTCCTGGAGATCCTGCTGGATGCAAGCCCCACAGTGACATCCCTAGACGTGGAGATCCACACTGTGATGTTCGAGCCATACTTCTTACCACTTCATCCCAGGACCGCTGAGTCAGACATGCCAG TACTGCTCCTTGAGAAGCTGAAGGTCAAAGTAGCTGAGGTCCAAACAGATCTGCATTTCATGACGTCTGTGCTGAGGCGCTCTCCACGTCTCACCTCACTTCACGTAGCTGGGATGAGATTACCCACCGGCTCCTCTCAAAGCCAACTCCTCACCACCCTCTCTG TGTCTAATCCCTGTTTGAAGACTCTCAACTTGGAGGACATGAAGCTGTGTGATTGTCTCCCTGATGTTCTGAATCTACTGGGAGAGTGCAAATTAGAAG AGCTGCATTTGAATGACTGCCGCCTTCTTGAGAAGTGTACTGACAAAGAAGAGACGCTGCAGCAGCTGGTGGGTGCTCTGAAGACAGTGGCTTCTCTCCACACACTAAGCCTGGCTCAGAATCGACTGG CCAAGCATGTGTGTGCCCTGGCAGAGCTCTTCTCAGGATCCTCACCAAGCTCAGTGACACGACTCAATATCAG CTCCAACTTCATTCAgcctgctgagctgctggagtTTGCTAAGCGACTGGAGACACATCGCCCCCCACACCAGCTGACGCTCGACCTCAGGAAGAACCCCGGGGATCGAGACCCTGACACGTGGAACGCTGCACTGAAGAGGCTTCGTCCCTTCAGTGTTCTGCTGGTTGAAGGCTGGAAATCCACTGACACAATGGTGGAGCACATTAGCAACATGTGA
- the lrrc41 gene encoding uncharacterized protein lrrc41 isoform X3 translates to MSNTEHRDLTKIRLKEICFGAVRKHFAALGTEAVLGLPTPLMKDLLPHLTICQLDELQPVLNQKGISTHSEWVRVLRDMYGPNHAIDLHSEEEAKHEVMRILFPLVFYGFTNSYVKRNLRHLSSPSFLWAAAKCIQHFLLVTSLHKPLQSLTAEQWPLLNLLEKRIKSVGVSQPIDLSKRTTQSGLYVLHRLLDHGVATKLVVHVQCPIVLAWLLHKRGSQYVNLELKKLMHCRKASWISGAPTVRTEGASCSPGLQARDDQDDQVIPCKRSKMDSVSVLEDESGKENSIVDPQVLCRAFTPCDDLRAEACPWGQITCLKITQCGPDCLEVLYSALPTFFCLHSLSLHSTLTFRYSDVLDLARALKQLSDSSCSSLTDLCVSILPNTNLLEILLDASPTVTSLDVEIHTVMFEPYFLPLHPRTAESDMPAVLLLEKLKVKVAEVQTDLHFMTSVLRRSPRLTSLHVAGMRLPTGSSQSQLLTTLSGLQGVLEPISADLGEGRGHPGQVASLSQGYKRTKCHWALMLLQKLLTVYQ, encoded by the exons ATGTCGAACACAGAGCACAGGGACCTGACGAAGATACGTCTGAAAGAAATATGTTTCGGTGCTGTCAGGAAGCATTTTGCTGCTCTGGGCACCGAGGCTGTTCTCG GTCTTCCAACGCCTCTCATGAAAGATCTTCTTCCTCACCTGACCATATGTCAGCTCGATGAACTCCAACCTGTGCTAAACCAGAAAG GGATATCCACTCACTCTGAATGGGTTAGAGTCCTACGGGACATGTATGGACCGAACCAT GCCATAGACTTGCATTCAGAAGAAGAGGCCAAACATGAAGTTATGAGAATACTTTTTCCACTTGTATTCTATGGCTTCACAAACTCCTATGTCAAAAGAAACCTCAGACATTTAAGCAGTCCATCTTTCCTGTGGGCTGCAGCTAAATGTATCCAACACTTTTTACTTGTTACCAGCTTGCATAAGCCCCTTCAAAGTTTAACTGCTGAGCAGTGGCCTCTTCTGAACCTTTTGGAGAAGCGTATTAAGAGTGTTGGTGTGTCGCAACCTATTGATCTATCAAAGAGGACGACACAAAGTGGGCTGTATGTCCTCCATCGCCTGCTTGACCATGGGGTGGCTACAAAACTTGTTGTGCATGTGCAGTGTCCCATCGTCCTGGCCTGGCTCCTACATAAACGGGGATCTCAGTATGTAAACCTGGAGCTGAAGAAACTAATGCACTGCAGAAAGGCAAGCTGGATTTCAGGAGCCCCTACTGTCAGAACAGAAGGGGCCAGTTGCAGTCCAGGTCTTCAGGCAAGGGATGATCAGGATGACCAAGTTATTCCTTGCAAAAGATCAAAGATGGACTCAGTATCTGTACTGGAGGATGAATCTGGAAAGGAAAATTCTATTGTGGACCCACAAGTTCTCTGTCGAGCCTTTACGCCATGTGATGACCTCAGAGCAGAAGCGTGTCCGTGGGGACAGATCACTTGTCTGAAGATCACACAATGTGGGCCTGACTGTCTGGAAGTCCTGTACTCTGCCCTACCCACGTTTTTCTGCCTTCACTCCCTAAGTCTTCACAGCACTT tgaCCTTCAGGTACTCGGATGTTTTGGACTTGGCCAGAGCCCTGAAGCAGCTGTCTGACAGCTCTTGCAGCTCCCTCACTGATCTGTGTGTCAGCATCCTGCCAAACACCAACCTCCTGGAGATCCTGCTGGATGCAAGCCCCACAGTGACATCCCTAGACGTGGAGATCCACACTGTGATGTTCGAGCCATACTTCTTACCACTTCATCCCAGGACCGCTGAGTCAGACATGCCAG CAGTACTGCTCCTTGAGAAGCTGAAGGTCAAAGTAGCTGAGGTCCAAACAGATCTGCATTTCATGACGTCTGTGCTGAGGCGCTCTCCACGTCTCACCTCACTTCACGTAGCTGGGATGAGATTACCCACCGGCTCCTCTCAAAGCCAACTCCTCACCACCCTCTCTG ggttgcagggggtgctggagcctatctcagctgacttgggtgaaggcaggggacaccctggacaggtcgccagtctgtcgcagggctataAAAGGACTAAGTGCCATTGGGCATTGATGTTGCTCCAAAAACTATTAACAGTATATCAATGA
- the lrrc41 gene encoding uncharacterized protein lrrc41 isoform X1, with protein sequence MSNTEHRDLTKIRLKEICFGAVRKHFAALGTEAVLGLPTPLMKDLLPHLTICQLDELQPVLNQKGISTHSEWVRVLRDMYGPNHAIDLHSEEEAKHEVMRILFPLVFYGFTNSYVKRNLRHLSSPSFLWAAAKCIQHFLLVTSLHKPLQSLTAEQWPLLNLLEKRIKSVGVSQPIDLSKRTTQSGLYVLHRLLDHGVATKLVVHVQCPIVLAWLLHKRGSQYVNLELKKLMHCRKASWISGAPTVRTEGASCSPGLQARDDQDDQVIPCKRSKMDSVSVLEDESGKENSIVDPQVLCRAFTPCDDLRAEACPWGQITCLKITQCGPDCLEVLYSALPTFFCLHSLSLHSTLTFRYSDVLDLARALKQLSDSSCSSLTDLCVSILPNTNLLEILLDASPTVTSLDVEIHTVMFEPYFLPLHPRTAESDMPAVLLLEKLKVKVAEVQTDLHFMTSVLRRSPRLTSLHVAGMRLPTGSSQSQLLTTLSVSNPCLKTLNLEDMKLCDCLPDVLNLLGECKLEELHLNDCRLLEKCTDKEETLQQLVGALKTVASLHTLSLAQNRLAKHVCALAELFSGSSPSSVTRLNISSNFIQPAELLEFAKRLETHRPPHQLTLDLRKNPGDRDPDTWNAALKRLRPFSVLLVEGWKSTDTMVEHISNM encoded by the exons ATGTCGAACACAGAGCACAGGGACCTGACGAAGATACGTCTGAAAGAAATATGTTTCGGTGCTGTCAGGAAGCATTTTGCTGCTCTGGGCACCGAGGCTGTTCTCG GTCTTCCAACGCCTCTCATGAAAGATCTTCTTCCTCACCTGACCATATGTCAGCTCGATGAACTCCAACCTGTGCTAAACCAGAAAG GGATATCCACTCACTCTGAATGGGTTAGAGTCCTACGGGACATGTATGGACCGAACCAT GCCATAGACTTGCATTCAGAAGAAGAGGCCAAACATGAAGTTATGAGAATACTTTTTCCACTTGTATTCTATGGCTTCACAAACTCCTATGTCAAAAGAAACCTCAGACATTTAAGCAGTCCATCTTTCCTGTGGGCTGCAGCTAAATGTATCCAACACTTTTTACTTGTTACCAGCTTGCATAAGCCCCTTCAAAGTTTAACTGCTGAGCAGTGGCCTCTTCTGAACCTTTTGGAGAAGCGTATTAAGAGTGTTGGTGTGTCGCAACCTATTGATCTATCAAAGAGGACGACACAAAGTGGGCTGTATGTCCTCCATCGCCTGCTTGACCATGGGGTGGCTACAAAACTTGTTGTGCATGTGCAGTGTCCCATCGTCCTGGCCTGGCTCCTACATAAACGGGGATCTCAGTATGTAAACCTGGAGCTGAAGAAACTAATGCACTGCAGAAAGGCAAGCTGGATTTCAGGAGCCCCTACTGTCAGAACAGAAGGGGCCAGTTGCAGTCCAGGTCTTCAGGCAAGGGATGATCAGGATGACCAAGTTATTCCTTGCAAAAGATCAAAGATGGACTCAGTATCTGTACTGGAGGATGAATCTGGAAAGGAAAATTCTATTGTGGACCCACAAGTTCTCTGTCGAGCCTTTACGCCATGTGATGACCTCAGAGCAGAAGCGTGTCCGTGGGGACAGATCACTTGTCTGAAGATCACACAATGTGGGCCTGACTGTCTGGAAGTCCTGTACTCTGCCCTACCCACGTTTTTCTGCCTTCACTCCCTAAGTCTTCACAGCACTT tgaCCTTCAGGTACTCGGATGTTTTGGACTTGGCCAGAGCCCTGAAGCAGCTGTCTGACAGCTCTTGCAGCTCCCTCACTGATCTGTGTGTCAGCATCCTGCCAAACACCAACCTCCTGGAGATCCTGCTGGATGCAAGCCCCACAGTGACATCCCTAGACGTGGAGATCCACACTGTGATGTTCGAGCCATACTTCTTACCACTTCATCCCAGGACCGCTGAGTCAGACATGCCAG CAGTACTGCTCCTTGAGAAGCTGAAGGTCAAAGTAGCTGAGGTCCAAACAGATCTGCATTTCATGACGTCTGTGCTGAGGCGCTCTCCACGTCTCACCTCACTTCACGTAGCTGGGATGAGATTACCCACCGGCTCCTCTCAAAGCCAACTCCTCACCACCCTCTCTG TGTCTAATCCCTGTTTGAAGACTCTCAACTTGGAGGACATGAAGCTGTGTGATTGTCTCCCTGATGTTCTGAATCTACTGGGAGAGTGCAAATTAGAAG AGCTGCATTTGAATGACTGCCGCCTTCTTGAGAAGTGTACTGACAAAGAAGAGACGCTGCAGCAGCTGGTGGGTGCTCTGAAGACAGTGGCTTCTCTCCACACACTAAGCCTGGCTCAGAATCGACTGG CCAAGCATGTGTGTGCCCTGGCAGAGCTCTTCTCAGGATCCTCACCAAGCTCAGTGACACGACTCAATATCAG CTCCAACTTCATTCAgcctgctgagctgctggagtTTGCTAAGCGACTGGAGACACATCGCCCCCCACACCAGCTGACGCTCGACCTCAGGAAGAACCCCGGGGATCGAGACCCTGACACGTGGAACGCTGCACTGAAGAGGCTTCGTCCCTTCAGTGTTCTGCTGGTTGAAGGCTGGAAATCCACTGACACAATGGTGGAGCACATTAGCAACATGTGA